TCTCTCAGTTTGATGTTGAGATCCAGAGAAGATTTGCGATACCTGTTTCCTGCATTATTTTTTCCTTAGTATCCTTACCTTTAGGTCTCGTAGTAAAACGTTCCGGAAAGGGGATGAGTTTTACAATGGCGGTGGTTTTGATCATTGTATATTGGGCTCTTTTCACATTCGGATCGAATATTTCCGAAAATTCTAAGTTCCCGGTTTGGTTAGGACCATGGAGTGGAAATATAGCAATTGCGATCATCGGTTCGGTCGTTATGTTAAAACGAACCGATATGCGTTTTCCGCCCGCTGTAGTAAATTTCTTTCAAATCCTAGCTAAGTTCTTTTCCCCCGTTGCCCGCGTTTTTGCCCGGATAGAAGGACCCCTTTCTTTCCTAAAAACAAAATTGACAGAGGGACTCAAAAAATTATCCTTATGGAGAAATCGAGAAAATCGATACTGATTTCCGTTTTTTAGAAGGACGGGATCGGCTTTCGACGTCTTATTTATGGCGTCGAGTAAGGGGGAGAGTCGGCTTTGAAAACCGCGAATATTTGGCACATAACTTCCGGAGCTGAATTCCCCATACATATATGGAAACATCCGAGAATCAATATCGAACTGCGTAAGGTCCAGTTAAAGGACTACAGATCGATTGAATTGGATGCCCAGGATATTAACGTATTCTATGTGAATACTAATCTGAAAGAATGGACAGAAATTAAGGAAGATTTCCTAAAACGTTTTGAACTTCATCCATTTGTTGCACTTACTATTATCTCCTCCCCCGAAGCAGAAGAAATTTACAATAAACTTTCTCCTAAAGGTAAAACCGAGGTTTTAGAAAATCCGGTTCAGCCCAGATCCTTAAGGATCATCTTGGACAGAGTAATCCAAACGGAATTTTTCAAGATGGTGGCTAACGAGATCGGGAATAGTTGTCTAGCAAATGTAGGATTTTTCGAAGGAGTTTTCGAACTCGCTAACAAAGAATACAAAGATGCACATAAGGCGAATGCCGCTCTTCATGCGATCCTTGAGTTCGAAGCAAAAATCAAGAAGAACAACGAAGACATTAATAAAGCGATCGAAAGAGTGAACGAACTTAAGAACCAAGAGCTTCTTACGCTTCACGAAAGATTGAAAGTTTCCGAAATCATAGATAATCTCAAGACTATGGAATTAAAACACGCTCTCGAGCTGAAAAAAGCCACCGAAAGAGCCTTGGAATATTCTAGCATAGAAGAGATCGAAATGAAAAATATCCTCGAGGCTCATACCAAATTGTTCGAATATACTGAGCAAGAAATCAAGGAGCTGGTTGAGGAAAACAAACGCCTTAGAAAAGAATTAGGGCTTCCTGAAAATAATTAGAACAGAGTGTTGGAACTCCTACGTGGGTTAGAGTCCGCCCCCACCCTGCATTGGGAGGGGGGAGTGGCCCGTGGGAAAGCAAATCTGTCCCTACCACATTTTCCCAAAACTTACAACCGAATTTTCTTTCACTAACTCTTGTTGGAGTTCCAACAAATATATGTGTACGGGAATTCCGACGTACACGGACCTTCTTACATCAAACTGAGAACTTTCACTAAAGGTGACGCGGCTTCTATTCTGTTATTCTCTCGCAAACAATTCTAAAACTTTTTTGAATTCGTAAGAGCTCCTACCATATGCTTTTTCCGCATATAAGATTCCGTGTTTCTTTCTTCGGTCTTTATAATAATCCATACCTTCAGGATGGCCGGACTTCTTCGCAGAAAGATAAAGCCGTTCATAACAGTGAGAAAGAATACGATGGGGTTCGGCCTCGTCGTTAAACTTAGGATCCAAGGAGATATACTTTTCTAAAAACTCCGCTGATTGGTTGAAGTTTTTCAAAGCGTATTGATGTTTAATAAATTCCCGATAAACTCCAGCTTGTAGTTCTAAAAAAGATTCAGATTTTCTAATATTTGGATTTGCGATCTTGTCCAGATTTTTCATTGCGAGAGAAAGATTTTTAATCGAGTCCAATCTTGCCCTTGTCAGTTCTCTATTCCAAACTCTTTCCGCGTTTTCTAACCTGGTTTTTCTTTGCCAAGGGAATCTTTCCGAATCTAGAACCTTGCCTTCTTCTTTTTCTCTTTTGGATTTGATACTATCTGAAACTTTTCTGAAGCCGTCCATTGCGGCCGAGAAATACTCTTCCGTTTTTTCTAAGGCTTGTTTTGAATTACCTTCTGAGAAATCTCCTAAGAAGTCTATATCCTTAAATTCGTTAGGATCATCACTCCAGGGACCTTCTTTTGCAGATTCAGGGATTAAGATCTCCAATTTTTTAGGGCGATCATGTGGATCTTCTTGGGAAAATAAATGGGAAGAAGTGGCAATCAGGGTAAATAAGAACAAAGATCTTAAGCGTGAAAGCTTACCGAGTTTCATTTAAAACTAAGATCGGGAAACTGCTGCGGGAGATAAACCATAAAAATGGTTTCATTCGGAAAGCCTTCCGATGAATTTGATTTAGGAGCAGAATATGCAAAGCCCCGAAGTCCCGAAAACGAAACGTATCGTGCTTATTGCACACGATAATAAGAAAGAAGATTTAGTGGAATGGGTGCAGCTTCATAAAGAGATACTTTCCAAACATCATCTGTATGCAACTGGGACTACTGGAAAAATCGTCCATGAAAGAACGGATTTACCGGTTCATAGATTTTTATCCGGACCACTTGGTGGGGATCAGCAGATCGGTGCAAAGATCGTGGACGGAGAGATAGATGTAGTGATCTTCTTCTGGGATCCATTGACAGCTCAACCTCATGATCCGGATGTTAAGGCTCTTTTAAGGATTGCAGTACTTTATAATATTCCAATTGCGAATAATAGAAGGTCCGCTGATTATTTAATCTCCTCTGATCTTCTCGCCAGCTCTTATAAAAAAACCACAATTGATTATAGCACTGGGCTTCCGATTTATTGAGTTTATTTCCCTTCTTCCGTAAACGCTGCCCTATACGCCTCCGGAGGGCAGGTCAGATAACTACAGGAATAGGAATTAGAAGAAGTTTGAGTCCAAGTGCCTAATTCCACCAATTCATCACAAGAAATCTTATAAGAATTCGATTTTCCTTTACCGGTAGGAATGCCTGCACAAGAAAAAACTGGAATCTGTTTATAACAGGAACAATTCCCTTCAAAAGCCCTTGTGTCGGAACAATATACACAATCGGATCTCTGATTTCTGTTCAAGGCTGCAGAAATCAAAGATTGATTTTGATAATCTTCCTTCTCTTTTTCTGTCTGTGGATCGGAGGAGCAAGAAACAAGTAGCAATATTGCAAAAACATAAAGTATGAAGCATTTAAAATTCATAAAAATTCCTCATTCGGAAATTAAAGTAAATGGGATTGTCGTTTTGAAAGTGATATTGGTGCCGGGATTCAAGGCGTATTCTTTATAACGACTTAGGTGATTCACGTATTCTTTATCAAAAATGTTAAGAATAGCTATATCGAAGGTTGCCGATTCGGTTCCGTTCGTTAAAGCGGGAATTTCTCCGCCGAAACCAAGGTCGTATAAATTATAACCTTGGGTTGGAGTTTCCAATTTATCTACCTTATACTGGGACTGAACAAAAGTGCCGTTCACTGAAAAATAAGGTTTAGAAATTCCAAAAAGTTTATCTGTAGTAAATCTAAGACCTAAACGAGCACGGTTAGGAGTCATCCTCGGAAGATACTTATTTCTAATATCAGAATATACTGAATTAGGATCAGTGCTTCCAGGGTTCAGAAGAATTTCCGGAGGAATGTTCTTTTGGATAGTGGCACTTAGAATATCTATACCACCTGTGAATACCAACCAAGAAGTTGCCTGAGCTTGGAAGCTGAATTCTCCACCTTCTAACTTCGCCGCATCTTGTCTGTATCTATAGACAGGCAAGCCCGAGTCGGAATCGATAGCCCCCGCGCTTACGGAATAAATATAATTATCTATTTTATTTCTAAAAACACTAAGCTCTGCTTGAAACTTATCATTAGCAAAACGAACGGACGCATCGTAGTTTAAAGAAGTTTCCGGCCTTAAACTATCTTTACCGATCTCAAATCTACCGCTTCCTTCATGGACTCCGTTGGCAAATAGCTCGAAAGGAGTCGGTGCTCTAAAACCTCTGCCCGCATTTAGAGCCAAAGAAAAATCTTTCGCAAATCTCCAAACAGTTCCTAAAGTTCCAGTGCTTGCGGAAAAGTTTCGCGTCTGTTCCAAATTTCCCAGGTCTGCATTTGCCCTGATATCCATACTTCTTTTATCAGTTCGAGCTCCTGCAGAAAAACTGAAGTTTCCCAATTTCCATTCTTCAAATAGGAAAATTCCGATATTGCTTAAACCATAGCCTGGGATCAAAGGTTCAGTTCCGATAGTGTTACTTCGTTGTTGCATGCCGGAAATACCAACAGTTCCTTTCAAGCCTTTCCATTCTTTGTGATGCATTTTTGCATCAGCTGTAGTAGTATCTAAGGAAAGATTTAAGCCCTGCTTATAATCATATTTATTCACTTGGTAAACAGAAGTGGCCTTAGTGAAAGAATCGACTGAAGGATCTAACAAGGTATCCTTGATGGGCATGTATTTATTTTTATCTTCAATTTCTCGACGATTGTTTCTCTGGTACGCCGCATCTAATTCCACATTCACAAAAGGAAGAATGAAGAACGCATGCATGTGGGTCTTCTGGTGAAGTACTGTTTGGTATGCAGTTGCACCTGGGGACTCATTCGGGTTATCGTACAGGTCCTGTTCTTGGTATCTCTGGAAGGAATCGACATAAAAATTTCCCCAAGAACCATCCGTTCCTAAAGAAGCATTTACGTTTCTTTCATGAAAACCTGTATTAGGAAGAGTCCCATTCGGAGTGGTGATCCTGCCTGCCTTTCTGGTATCTGTTTGCACTCTATAGCCGAAATTGGTTTCTTTATGATAACCAAATAACGAAATCGCGCCGGCATCCTGTTTATTATTAGAAAAACTATTTGTAGAAATCGTTCCACCCAAAAGAGGAGCGCCATCCTTTGCGGTAGGAGCCTTCGACCGAATCACGTTAATCACACCGCCTAAAGCATCCGAACCATAAAGAACCGATCCAGGACCTCTCACAATTTCCATCTTATCAACGTTAAACGCATCTAGATCGACTGTATGATCATCTCCGAACTGCTGTTCTTCTTGTCTTACTCCATCTGTCATAACCAAAACTCTTTGGCCGGTTAAGCCTCGGATCACCGGTTTAGAAGTACCTGCACCGGTAGTTAAGGTGGCAGTTCCTGGAGTATTTTCCAGAGCGGACATGACGTTCTGCCCTCTCAGTCTTTGTAATTGTCGGCCTTCCAGAACTGTAGTAGGCTGTGGAGTGGATAAAAAATCGGAAGCGACAGTCTTAGCAGTGACATTGATTGCCACACCTTCTAAAAGTGAAGGTTTTAGAACAATATCCAAAACCTTGTCTAAATCTTTTACCTCGAATCTTTCCGTTTTTAATTCATAGTTCGGAGATGAAATAACTAATGTGTAATTCCCCGGAGAAATATGCTGAAACTCGAAGCCGCCATCTTTCCCGGATCTAGAAACGAACTTGTTCTCCGTAAGAAATAGTTTAGCGCCTGAAATAGGACGCCCTTCTGAATCTTTAACAGTCCCCCTTACGTTTACATCTAGGGAAAAAACATCCGAGAATGGCAAAAATAGGCCAATAAAAACGGGTAATAATTTAAATTTATATAAAATACTTTTCATTCTTCCTAAACTCCAGACCTCTTTAGGTCGGGTTCTTCATATACAAAATAAAAGCCAAAGCGGTCCGAGAAGAAGGATCGCCTAAAACAGTAAATGTAGGTAGATTAGGAGAACTGAGGAGGGGCTCGTCCTCTCAAGGTTCCGGGTCGCGAACCTTGGAAAGGAATAAAATCAAAAATTATAAATTCATTATGTTCTAAAACAGGTCGCTCAAGTCTTATACCTTGAACGAAGTTTGCACCCGAATTAATTTGAGTGTGGATACAAACAAAACATGATTCCGAAGAAATTTTTACAGAATGTTTAGAGAATATTCCCTTTTCGGATATATCAATATGAGAGTGGGCGCTAGTCAGTAAAAGTCCGCCGCAAAACGCGACCAAAGTAAAGAAGGACCTAAGCCCGCTTTTACGCCTTTTTACGAACAAACCCATTATTTCAATAATGATAAATCGTTATTAATAAGCAAGCGATTTTTGCCGCCTCCTTGCAAAGCAAGGACCGGGCTGCTGCGGGCTCGTGCATTCGCCCTCGTCCCTCGCGAACGATCCAGAGAAAGTGAGCAAAGGTCTAAATTTAATTCGCGCGGGACTAACGCCCTTCGCATCCCTGGCGGATTCTAAATGAAGGGTTTCACGATTGTACAAGGCCTTTGTTGAGGTAGGGGAGTCCCCGCCCTCTTTGGGTGGGGGCCGGTGCGGTGGTACCCCGCTACGTAGAGACGAGATACGCAATATCACAGATAATACTAAATACAAGAATTATTATTCGATGACTTTGTAGGAGCTCCTACATGTTTTTCTAATATAACTTTACTTGAAGGAAATCGTGTTTTCATATATTACGGATTTAGCTTTCCCACAAGCCCACCCCCCACCCAAACTCAGGGTGGGGGCCCTTTTACTCTCCCACAGATTACAGTCCTGTAATTACAGCCGATCTGCCTTGCTGTAATTTTATGCCTAGCTTGAAATTCGTTTTTCATGATATTTTCAAGGAGGAATTCAAACAAAAAATGGTTCGCATACCAAGGAGGAATACAAGTAATCCTGTCTTCTAAAATCGAAGATTGTGTGCCGGCTGAGATAAAAACATGTTCATGTTTAAATTTCGAAAACGGCCCAGATTCTTGGATATCAACAAAACGTTTTCCTGGATCTAATTCAGTATGCAGGGCAACCCAATGGAAAGAAATTCCTGGAAAAATAGTTACTTTTACGACTGCTTTTGAGCCGGGTTCCAAGGATGAGGGCGGGGAAATAATATTCGCTTTTTTGGAAGAACCTACCAAAGAGGAAAAACCGTCTGGCCCGGCATGAAATTCGAATAATTCGGAAGCCTTGCAATCGAATTCGGAACGGCAAATAAATATCAAGAAGGTCCCTATAATATTAAAAAATTGAAATATACTTAGTTAGAAGGGGGATTATCCGTCTTTTTCCAGTAAGCTTTATTTCCTACTGCAATATTTCTTAAGACAGCATCTTGGTTTTTGGGAACTACTTTCGCTGTATAAAGATCCGCTTCTGTTACTGTACCTTCTCCAAGTAGAGTCGCCGAGTTAAAGAAGTAAACAGTTGTCCCTTTTTTGAGCCCATCTATAATCCCTGCATTTACTATAAGTGAATCTTCTTTTACTCTATGAACCCTTCCACTCGCAGGAATTAAGGCCAAGATCTTATCTCTTGCTCTTAGAGTGGCTTCTGCAAGAGCATCTCTACCTTTAGCATAGATCCTAAATTTACCTAAAATTTTCTCTTCCTTATGGTCTCTAAGACTCCACTCAATGCGTAAATTGTCGTCTTGGAAGGAAATTTTTCCGCTAACTACGAAACGAACATTTTCTCCCTTGGAGTTCTTGATAGAAGAATAAT
This genomic stretch from Leptospira neocaledonica harbors:
- a CDS encoding FcpA-related putative periplasmic flagellar protein, with the protein product MKLGKLSRLRSLFLFTLIATSSHLFSQEDPHDRPKKLEILIPESAKEGPWSDDPNEFKDIDFLGDFSEGNSKQALEKTEEYFSAAMDGFRKVSDSIKSKREKEEGKVLDSERFPWQRKTRLENAERVWNRELTRARLDSIKNLSLAMKNLDKIANPNIRKSESFLELQAGVYREFIKHQYALKNFNQSAEFLEKYISLDPKFNDEAEPHRILSHCYERLYLSAKKSGHPEGMDYYKDRRKKHGILYAEKAYGRSSYEFKKVLELFARE
- a CDS encoding methylglyoxal synthase; protein product: MQSPEVPKTKRIVLIAHDNKKEDLVEWVQLHKEILSKHHLYATGTTGKIVHERTDLPVHRFLSGPLGGDQQIGAKIVDGEIDVVIFFWDPLTAQPHDPDVKALLRIAVLYNIPIANNRRSADYLISSDLLASSYKKTTIDYSTGLPIY
- a CDS encoding TonB-dependent receptor, with product MKSILYKFKLLPVFIGLFLPFSDVFSLDVNVRGTVKDSEGRPISGAKLFLTENKFVSRSGKDGGFEFQHISPGNYTLVISSPNYELKTERFEVKDLDKVLDIVLKPSLLEGVAINVTAKTVASDFLSTPQPTTVLEGRQLQRLRGQNVMSALENTPGTATLTTGAGTSKPVIRGLTGQRVLVMTDGVRQEEQQFGDDHTVDLDAFNVDKMEIVRGPGSVLYGSDALGGVINVIRSKAPTAKDGAPLLGGTISTNSFSNNKQDAGAISLFGYHKETNFGYRVQTDTRKAGRITTPNGTLPNTGFHERNVNASLGTDGSWGNFYVDSFQRYQEQDLYDNPNESPGATAYQTVLHQKTHMHAFFILPFVNVELDAAYQRNNRREIEDKNKYMPIKDTLLDPSVDSFTKATSVYQVNKYDYKQGLNLSLDTTTADAKMHHKEWKGLKGTVGISGMQQRSNTIGTEPLIPGYGLSNIGIFLFEEWKLGNFSFSAGARTDKRSMDIRANADLGNLEQTRNFSASTGTLGTVWRFAKDFSLALNAGRGFRAPTPFELFANGVHEGSGRFEIGKDSLRPETSLNYDASVRFANDKFQAELSVFRNKIDNYIYSVSAGAIDSDSGLPVYRYRQDAAKLEGGEFSFQAQATSWLVFTGGIDILSATIQKNIPPEILLNPGSTDPNSVYSDIRNKYLPRMTPNRARLGLRFTTDKLFGISKPYFSVNGTFVQSQYKVDKLETPTQGYNLYDLGFGGEIPALTNGTESATFDIAILNIFDKEYVNHLSRYKEYALNPGTNITFKTTIPFTLISE
- a CDS encoding SRPBCC family protein; protein product: MIFICRSEFDCKASELFEFHAGPDGFSSLVGSSKKANIISPPSSLEPGSKAVVKVTIFPGISFHWVALHTELDPGKRFVDIQESGPFSKFKHEHVFISAGTQSSILEDRITCIPPWYANHFLFEFLLENIMKNEFQARHKITARQIGCNYRTVICGRVKGPPP